DNA from Bacteroidetes bacterium SB0662_bin_6:
ACCATGTGGTTCGCATTTATCTGCTCTGACTTGGAGGATTGAGACCCCGGACCAAAAGGAGCCGGGCCGTTCCTCCATCAGAGCAGATTGCGTGATAGCCCTGCCTATTCGCCTGTCCGGGTGTACGGCCCGGACATTTGGTGCGGCTATGGTATTCAGCAGGTAACCCGGCGCGGGGTCAACCTGCCCGATGGAGGTTGCTGCAGTATACGTAATCGTTAATAGGATTGCTATCGCTCTCACCCTTGCATTCTAACCTCAACGCCGGATTCCGATTTCTCCACTTCGCGGGACCGGATCCCGATCCTGTTTCGTATGTCTTCCCCATGAAGACCATCGTCACAGACTCTCCCGAAGAAGCCGCCTCGTTCATCCGGTCCGGTGAAACCGCTGCCTTTCCGACAGAAACCGTATACGGGCTGGGAGCGGACGCTTTCAACACCGTAGCGGTTCGGAAGATATTCGAGGCCAAGGGAAGACCTACGGACAATCCGCTTATTGCTCATATTGCGGATGTTGGAGAGGTGGACCAGATTGCTGACTTTTCGTCGATGGTTGCTCAGCGTCTCGCAGAGCGCTTCTTTCCGGGGCCGCTGACCCTTGTGCTCCCCAAACGTCCGGACGTGCCTCCTGTGGTCACTGCGGGTCTCGATACGATCGCCGTGCGCGCACCGGAGCATAAGATGGCTCGGGCGCTTCTGCGAGCCTGTGCCCGTCCTGTGGCGGCGCCCTCGGCCAATCGTTCGGGAAGGCCAAGCCCTACCACCTGGCAGGCGGTACTCGAAGACCTTGACGGGCGAATTCCCTGCGTGCTTCGGGGCAAGCCGTCGATTGTCGGCTTGGAATCGACGGTCATCGACTGTACGACGGATATTCCTCGCGTACTACGGTTGGGGGGCGTATCACTGGAGGCGCTCCGGGAAGTAGTTCCAGATATGCAAGGCCCTCAGAACAATCCGGTAGGCGTGCCGCGAAGCCCTGGCCTACGACACCGGCATTATGCGCCGACGGCCCGGGTGATACTGGTCGACAAGGCGCCTTCCAGTCCGCCCAGGGAAAAAGCGGGATATATCGGAATGGAATCCCCTGGAGAAGATACACAGAGCAGCTCCGAAAAAGGCTGGCACCTTGTGGAGCGGGTCGCCACACCCCAAGCGTACGCACACCACCTCTTCGATTTCATGCGGCGCTGTGACGCAGCGGAGGTAGAGACCATTTACTGCCAGACCGTGGAACCGACCGGGATTGGGGCAGCCATCATGGACCGCCTGCAACGGGCAGCAAGAGGGAGTGCGGGAAGCCACTCATGAAACGGTAGAACGGCACCTTCTACCCACTCCTCCTGTACAACACAAAAATCCAGCCGGCGCAGATGACGAGGCCGTAGGCTTCCCGGGCCGTCTCTGAAAACGCTCCTTCGCCGGCGGCTACGAGACTTCCCAGGAGGATCACTGCCCAGACGACGCACAGCACCATATAGGCCAGGGCAAGCGGCCGGGGAAATCGCCCCAATGCGAAGAGGATGCAGTGAATGGCGGCGGCGCCGTATACCCCTGCCCAGGCCAGCGCATCCGGATCATTGTGCTGAAATGCCCCCCAGGCGATGAAAAACAGCAGGGCAACCGCATTGGCGATCCGCATCAATCAGGCCTGTTCGTCCTTGGAGAAAGCGGAATCGAACGCTGCGCCGGGTTGCTCAAAGTCGATATCCTTCGTGAAAGCGCATGCCTCGGCGGCACCCTGCTCCCTTTCCATGCCGCTGTCCTCCCATTCGATGCTGAGCGGGCCCTGGTAGCCGATCCGGTTCAATGCCCGGATGATCTCCTCGAAATTGATCGCTCCGCGGCCCACCGAACGAAAATCCCAGTACCGGTCTGGATGCCCGAAATCGAGATGCCCCCCGAACACACCGCCTGCGGTGGGCGTCTCAGACCACCACACGTCCTTGATATGCGCATGATAGATTCGATCCGGGAACGCGTCGATGAAACGGACATAATCCACGCCCTGGTACCCGAGGTGGCTGGGGTCGTAGTTGAACCCGAAGGCTTCCCTGTTATCTAATGCGTCAAGCGCGCGCCGGGAGCTGGCGATGTCGAAGGCGATCTCCGTAGGATGCACCTCCAGTGCGAACCGGATGCCCTCCTCGTCGAAAACATCCAGAATCGGGTTGAACCGATTGGCAAAATCCTCATATCCCTTGTCGATCATGCCCGGCTTGTTGGGCGGAAAGGAATAGAGCAGGTGCCAGATGGAACTTCCGGTAAAGCCGTTCACGACCGGCACGCCAAGCCGGGCGGCCGCGCGAGCCGTATTCGCAAGTTCCTCCGCGGCGCGGGTGCGCACACCTTCCGGATCGCCGTCCCCCCAGACATGCGGGGGCAAAATGGCTTCGTGGCGCTCGTCAATGAGATCGCATACCGCCTGACCGACCAGATGATTGCTGATGGCCCAGACTTTCAGCCCGTATTTCGCAAGCAGATCGTGCCGGCCCTGACAATAACCGTCGTCCGACAGCGCCTTGTCCACCTCGAAATGATCCCCCCAACAGGCCAACTCGAGGCCGTCGTACCCCCAGCCGGAGGCCTTCTCTGCGAGCGTTTCCAGGGGCAAATCGGCCCACTGCCCCGTAAATAAAGTAACCGGTCGTGCCATGATGCAATAAGGTGTTTTCGGTCTATAATTGTTGCGGTATACGGACTTCGTTGAAGGGTAGAAACCTACCGATAACGCGGTTGCGAGTCAAGGGATACTTTGATCAAGTTCACTTCGCTCAGCACTGCACGTTCGTAAGTACGGGACGTCATGATTGCATCGTCGGAATCAGTAGGGAACACTGCGGATTCGGGGCGTCGCGGACGTGAAGCGCCCTTTGGGAGGTAGAGAGGGGCGCGCTGGCCGCATCATTCCTCATTATGTGGGGCCGGTCACGGAGCGTTACCAGCCGATCCTGCGCTTTTGCGGCTGGGGCCGGGGGTTCGCGGGGGCTTCCGGATTCTCCCTTTCCGAAACCGTCTCGACGGGCGGCGACGAACTCTCTTCGACCGCCGTGTCGGCAGGCGCTTGCCCTGCAATAACGCCGGACGGAATCCGGGTTGCCGCATCCGTATCCTCAAGACGGGATAGCGTAGTGCCGGTATAGTAGAAATCCAGAATCTCCTTGTAGGACATGCCGCGCTTCGCCATATCGTGCGCACCCCATTGGCTCAATCCGACACCGTGTCCGTATCCCTGTCCGGTAAAGATGTATTCGTTGCCTTGCCGCTCGGCATCGAACCGCATGCTGCGGAGCGACCGCGGCCCGAAATGCCAGATTACGACGAGGCGGAACTCGTTTCCGGTGACGGAACGCCGCTGCCCGTTCTGCATGAGCAGGGAAACCGAGGCGATCCGGCCATCCGGACTGCGCTGGTCCAGAAGGAACCCGACAACTTCCCCGCCGAATTTTTTACCCAGTTCGGCCAGCAGCTTCGGGCGCGGAACGCGGGTAACCCATTCGGCGTGGGGCGATTGTTTGCCGTACGGATCGGATTTGCCCCGCAGGTAAGGAACAGGCGACGACGACCACACGGATTCGTTGTCGGCGGTGTGGCCACCGCTGGAGGAATGGTAGACGGCCTGAATGGGTTTGCCGCGATATGTCAACACCTCCCCTTCCGTACGGCGAGCCGCCTCGAGAGCCAGAGGAAGAATCACGTCCTCTCCCCGGTATACCTGGGAACGGGTGTCGTCTACGAGGTCGTAGTCCGGTCCGTATTTAGTCGGCGCGTTCAGTACGTAGGTGCGGGCGAGTACGGCCATGGCCTTCGATCCTTCCAGGTCGTCGAGGCCGTATTCCGTGGATACGACGGAGGCTACATAGGCTTCGAGCGGGACGGCATTGATCAGTTCCAGCGTCTGATCGGTCTGATCCGGCGAGATAAGCAGATTCCCTGCGTACCGCCTCGGGGCCTGCCCGGCCTCATCTTCTCCTATCCCGATACCGAAAGAGGCGCCGTCCACCGGTTCGGCGCGAAGAGACTCCGCGTACAAGGTGAGCGCATCCGACGATATCCGGAGTTCGTTCGAAGGTCCGTACGGGGAGATCAGCACGGTCTGCCCGGTCTCCATCTCCAGAAGGGCGTCGGTGTACTCCCCGGCGTGAAGCCGCACGACGCCCTCATATGCGGAGAGCGTAATGCTTGTGGGCGCCTGCCTGTCGAGCAGGCGTATCCGCACGTCCTGGGCTTGCGACGGAAGGGTATAAAGCGCCAGAACCAGGGTCGCTGCTTTGTACGGAAGAATGGAGCGCAACAAGGGGGTCATCAGGTCGCCAACGTATCTCGGAGAGGCTTCCGGCACGCCCGACCATGGCCTCATGGCGGTCCGGGGTATTTTCGCTCTCCTCTTTTAAGATAAAGACCTGTTGGGATCAATGAACACGAGGTCGAGAGGTTCCGGGGGCGGGCTCGCCTCCGACTGTTCACCACCCGGAAGCCTGTGCAGCACATGCCGGGAGCGGCAGAGCCTCCCGGCCCGACGGGTCCTCCCTGTTACTTGACCAGCGTCATCGTGCGGGCCATGACCTCTTCCCCGACCTGTAAGCGATACACGTACGAACCGCTCGGTAAATTGCCCCCGTCGAACCGCACCGTGTGATGGCCCGCAGGCAGGGAACCGTCGACGAGCACCGCCACTTCCTGTCCGAGCAAATCGTACACCGTAAGACGAACTCTGCCGGCCTGCGGCAATGCATACCGTATCGTCGTCTCCGGATTGAACGGGTTCGGATAATTGCCAAGGAGCACCACTTCGACAGGCAACTCCTCGCTCTCTGCGCTTACGCCTACCGATAAGGACGGCGGCGCAAGAACAAATAACCCGTCATTGATGCTGGAAACCGCAATGATTCCGCTTTCGAAATAGGGATAACTGCTCCAGGCTCCGTCAAAGCTTGGAGCATCCGAGGCAGGATGAACATCGAAGTACGCCACTTCGCGGATATCATCGAGCGACAACTCGCCGTCGTAGGAAATATCCATGACACGCAATCCGGCCGTATAGTTCGCTTCGTACAATCTGTCCCCGCGGATGTACAGGTTATGATCTGCAGCGGTGGTCGGCCCGTACCAGGCGCCCACAAAAACGGGATCGTCCAGTTCCTCTACATCGAAGATCAAGGTACGGGTCTTAGTCTCTTCACCCTCATCCAGTTCGTCGTTTACGAAAAGATAGCGGTGGTCCTCCGTCAGCCATCCCTGATGTGTGTAGCGAGGATTCGGGTATCCGAATACACCGAGTTCTTCGGGCGAAGCCGGGTCCGTCACATCCGTAATAGCTCCGCCTGTCTCGTCGGCAGTGAAGCAAATGTCTTTCCCGGCGTATCTTGCATCCTGTCCGTTGTAACGAACGCATTGCGCATCGTGCGTGTAGCTACTGGTTGTGCGACCTCTTACGGAGGAATCGTAGCACCCTGCGAACACGGGCTGCGCCGGATCGCTCATGTCCACGATATGCGGGCCCGCACCACATGAAAATCCGGACGGCGCCTGCTGAGCACCTATACCCACGATATATACATGATCCGATATATCGTTGACCACCACATTATGCGCCGACTCGAAGGCGTCGTACAATGCGGTGGGCTCAAAGGTCACCGGGGCATCGGTCACATCCCGCAGTTGCGCAAGATCGAACACCTGCATGCCGTGCGAGCGGGCAGCATCGGCTACAATGACGGCATGATCGTTCACGACCTTTATATCGCGCCACCAACTGGCCTGGCTGCCAGGCGTCATCGGTAACGTTCCGACGAACAAGGGGTTTTCGGGATCGCGCAGATCGAAAAACGCAGCGCCGTAGACCCCCCCGAGCAGCGCGTACTCGACACCCGTAACCGGATCGGTCCACCCCCAGATGTCATTGAAGCAGTCGTACGCAGACGAAGAAGGGCAAAATCCCCCCATATCCTCCCGGGGGAAAAAAGCCAGCAAATCCAGATCCTTGCAGGGATACCCGGCGGCTTCTCCATCCACGCAGGGCACCCGCCCTGTGATGCGCGCCCTTCGGGAAACTCCGTCGTGCGCGTCTTCCGCGCGAACCGACGCGGCTTTGCCGTCCCGGACCTGCTGCTGGAAAAATCGAGCCGAAGAAGCTTCTGCGGAGGAAACCACGAACAGAAATACAAGACCGGCAAGAGCGCCAACACTGGCGATGAACCTGGTGAGGGCCGACATGATTGGCTTGGGGTATGACCAGCCGTGGATATGGGAGATTATTACAGATTATCAACACACCAAGTGTTTTACAAGCCATCTATATATTTTAACTGTAACATTACAGACTACATGTGTAACATTATTGTAACCTTATAGATAGATCTGTATTCGGAATCGGCGGATTCGTAAACAACCTGCTGAGTTCGGCGATTGGTGGCATGGCCATCGCACACTGGCTCTGGGTATGGATCCGGACATGATGGGGCACACGGTGCGGCTATCTGGATCATTTTTAAATATTCAATCACCGAGAAGAGTGCGTTTGAAACACGTAAGGAGCTTGAACTCAGGAGAGGAACGGGGCAAACGATGGCTGCTTGGGGATCCCGGGCCTGCGGACTTCGTTCGCAGACGCACCATCCCTCTGCACAAACCTCCCGCCATGCTTATCGATACGCATGCACACCTGTATCTCGACCGGTTCGAAGGCGATCTGGAGGCCGTGATCGACCGGGCCCGCGAGGCCGGCGTAACGCGGATACTGCTGCCTGCTATCGACGTGCCATCCGTGCATCGCGCCCTGGAATTGTGCAAGCGGTTTGACGGCCTGTACGCCATGGCCGCCCTGCACCCAACGGAAACGAAAGAGGCAACCTCTTCGGATTTCGATGCGGTGGCGGCGCTATGCGACGATCCGCATGTGGTGGCCGTAGGCGAATCCGGCCTCGATTACTACTGGGACCGCTCCTTTGACAACCGGCAGCAGGAATTTCTGCGCCTGCACATCCGGCTGGCTATGGACCGGAAACTGCCTATCGTCTTTCACAACCGGGAAGCCTTCGGCGATCTGATCCGGATTGTCGAAGAGGAATGGGGGAATTCAAAGGAGATGGACGGCCGGCGAGGCGTGTTTCACTGCTTCACGGGTACGCCCGAAGAGGCCGCGCGCATCGTGCAGGCCGGGTTTGTGGTCGGTATCGGGGGCATCGTAACCTTCAAAAATGCCGGTCTGGCCGAGTGCGTACGCAGCATCCCCCTCGACCGGATGGTGCTCGAAACCGATGCGCCCTGGCTTGCGCCTATGCCATACAGAGGCAAACGAAACGAGCCCGCCTATGTACGCTTTGTGGCGGAACGGCTGGCCTTGGAAAAAGGGGTGTCGCTGGAAAAAGTGGCCGAGGTTACAAGCCGGACGGCCCGGGAGGTTTTCGGGATTGGGTAGGGCCTTGCAGGCGCCCTCCAGCTTTGTCAATACGCGCCTTGCTTAAAGTCTTATCGACAATTGCCAACCTACATAGTTAAAATTTTGAACCTTGGGTGCGGTACTGTCTATATCCACATAAGCCTTAATATAGATAGCATTTTTGACCTCCGTTACGTTTCCTAATTTGTACCCGATGCCTATATCCGTATAAAACAGAAGTTCAACGTCACGATCTTCTTTGTTAGTAATATCCTCCTGCAACTTATGACGAAGGTACGATCCCCCTATGGAGGCAGTCTGAAAAACGCGAATGTTATTATTTATATTTTGATACATGCGAAATCCACCCAAAATTCCACTAAAACTCATCCATTTCGATCTATCCTGATCCGTACGATAATACGTGAACGAAGCATCGACAATAAGGGCGCTGTTCGTTGCTATCGGTCTTTCATATTGAAAACCAGCGCCAAAGGGCTCAACTCTGATCTCTTCCGCCAGAGATTCGAGTATAAAGCTTGTATTTTGCCTTGCTATTGTCGCAGTAACATAAAATTCATTATTTTGCGCAAATACAGGTATGGCAAATAACAAGAACAGAAATGATAAGAAGCATTTCTTTGCCATGATTCTTGTTTGTTTTACTAAGAGGGACTTACATCCAATAGTGCCTATCAGGACAGTGACAAGAACGCTCCGGAAATGCTGCCCTGTCCGGAAAACGGATAACCGCATAGACGAACAGCTCCCTGAAGGCTTGCCAGAAGGTCATTATTCTTCCTCCCATGTACCCCAACGGTCGCCCCAGAGTTCTTTCATGCGGTTTACCAGCCGCTCATGCTCGGCGTCGTAATCCTCGACGGCACACGGCTCGTCCCATTCCTCATACCCGCGCGGCGGTTCCGCCTCCCCGGTCGTATCCGCTATCCATGCGTCATATATCTCGAACCACGAATCTCCGGCGCCCGGAGGCGTCAGGATATTATCCTCAAGGGACAGGAGCAGCTTGCCGGGCGTGGGATCTGTCCGGTTAGGATCGTCCAAAGGAAGGAGTATTCTGCTCATCGGCGCCATCCCAGTTTTTTGAACAGTTTCTCGAACTCGGCAAAGATCGGTTTAAAGTCCGCATCATCCCATTGAGTAGCGAAGTTCGGAGAGTTATTCCGTACGTAATCAAGGGCCTTCAGGACCGGCTGATTACCGCTCTTTTCTGCAATATACTGCAAATACGCACGGGCGAAAATCTTTTGATCCTGCAGAAGGTACTTCATATGATCTTGGAGATACAGAAAACTGTAGCTTTGCCGAAGGGTAGCATACTGCGGATGCGTAGCCCGCTTCAATGAGGCCGGAGCGTTAACACTCCGGAAATTGTACGAAAACGACAACATGGAGGCATAAAAATGAGATGGATATTCGGCTTACTGCTTTTGCCGTTGCTGTCGGGCGGACCGGCGCAATTAACGGCGGACGAAACGTGTGTGCGGCAGCTTGTGGAGGCGTTAGAGGCTTCGGCGGACGCATGGGAAGAAACGGCGAGATTGTGGCGGCACCCGGAAGATTCAGCGTTTGCCGTCGATCCGGCACGGGCGGCCTCGAATGCGGAGCGAGCGGCCCGGTTACTGGACGCGGCGGCCTGGGAATGCCGGGCGGAGGCTGCGGAATGAGCGGAGCGGACAGCATAGCGGGCTCGTCACCTCGGCACCCACCCCGCAATCCTCAGCGGCCCCCCGCTCCCTCCCACAATCTTCATCGGCAACGCCACGATTCCGGCGCCCGTCGCCGGCAGCGCGTCCAGGTTCGTCAGGTTCTCGAACCCCACGATGTTTGCGCTGTACAGGATCACGTGTGCGCGGTAGTCGCTCGACTGGCCGTAGTCGATGCTGGGCGTGTCGATCCCGACCGCCGCGACGTTGCGGTTGTCCACCAGCCACTGTGCGGCTTCCGGGCCGATTCCGGGAAAGTGCAACTCGGGCACGGCCTCGGGGCCCGTGAGATCCGTGCCCAGGTAGGCGGTGCGGTCGTTCCAGCGTGACGACCACCCCGTGCGGACGAGTAGCGCGGCGCCGTCGGCAATCTGACCGTGCTCGGTCTCCCACGCGGTGAGATCCTCGACCGACAGCAGGTAATCGGGATCGGCGTCGGCAGCATCGACTACGGCCAGTCGAGCGACTACCGCGCACACGTGATAAGGCTCGAGAGCGGGATCTCGTCCGCCGTCATGCGCCCCTCCGCAAAGTGGATCGGCGCGTCGAGGTGGGTGCCGCCGTGCTCGGCGGAGGCGAAGGAGTAGGACGCGTAGAAAAAGCCGGCGTCCGTGTAGCCGTACGCCAGTTCGGTGAGCTGAAAACCTACCGTGTCGGTAGGCCAGTAGATCGTGGAGGGTCCGAAGGCGTGGGAGAGCTCGACCCATTCGCCCGCGTCGCCGGTGAAGACGGCGGTGTGGTCAGGGGGCGGGGCATCCTGCAGACACCCCGCGGCGAGAAGGGCCGTGGTGAGTGTGGCCAGCGCGCCCTTGCCGCGCACGGTGGCGAGGGCTGCCTTCGCCTTGAACGAAGAAGAGTGGGTTCTGCGGGTGCGTCTCGGCATGAGTCTCCTCTGGTTGATCGGGTCGGGACAAGGTCATAACAGTATACCCTAAATTCCGCAAAATCTGTCCAATCAACCCGAACCACCTTTGTTGCCGAGGTTACGAGCCGCCCGTCCGATTGTAACAAGGTTGAGAAGCAAGGAACCGCCAACACAGGCATCCGTAACGCACCATTGGAGAGGTAAAGACAACGCAGCAAATCGCCGCCCTGCCCTCTTGTCGGAAAATACAGAACGGGGGATATCATGATCAGAACAAAAATATCGGAGCAGGACCTGGACAAGGTCAGGGACATCGTGGCCCGGGACCTGGCGAAACGCTTCAGTCCTGAAGAATTCACCTTCGATCCCATCATAGTCAAGCATGATCTTGACCATGACGGAGACGAGATCCTCCGGATAAAGATTATTTTCGATGGCGATCAGAACAACCTCGATACCCGTTGGACGGCGAGGATAGTCGGGCGCATTTACCCCGAATTGGAAAAGCTGGACATAACCGCTTACCCGATTACCTCGTTCATCGAGAAGTCCGAGTGGGAAGATCCGGCGTACAACATTCCCTGGTGGGAAGAAGAGACGTAAGTTGCGGTTGGCGCCGCAGCCTCTGCCCTGTTCTTCTTCGAAGGGCCGAATATGCTATAAATAATTCTTTACAGCGACCGTCACCAGACTCATGTCTCCGGAAAATTTCATCAGGACGGCATGGGAGTTGATCCCAGTCGGGCAGGGGAAGCCGAGAAACACCGATCTCCGCCGCGCTGTTAGTACAACGTACTATGCTCTGTTTCACTGCCTTGCGCGCTCCTGTGCGGATACGCTCATAGGTGGCTCCAGCTCGGTTCGCAAGACAAATGCCTGGATACTGACATACCGAGCACTGAATCATCGTCCTACCAAACAACGATGCCGGGATGAAAACAGCCTCGGCCAATTTCCATTAGACATTCGTGCATTCGCCGAGACGTTCGCTCGAATGCAGGAAAGCCGCCATCGTGCGGATTACGCTCCGGACGAGGTACTGCAAAAGTCGGATGTGATCCGGAGTATTAAGGAAGCGAAAGATGCTATTTCGGATTTTGAGCAGGTATCATCTGCGGACCGGCGGGCCTTCGCCGCATATATTTTGTTTAAGGGTCGTGAGTAGGTGAGAGCGGACCGCTGCCGCCCGTTCCCTAGGTCAGAAGCTGACGCTGAATCCGATCGAGATGACGGGGATCACCTGGAACACGCTGATGTCATCGTTGATTTCGTCCTGCTCCTCTCGCACGTCCGCCTGCAGTTGTGGATCGGTGACAACGCTCCGGCAGTTGTCGCCGGTGCTCTCGCATGCGTGGCCGCGCAAGCTGAGCGCCGACGGCGGCGCTCTCGAGTAGACGACCCCGAGCTCGAATGGAACGTTCCATCGCCGGTCGCCGCGGGGAATGATGTTGCCCCATCCAATCCGGAAGCTGGGAGCCACCTTCGTCTCGAACGAGAAGACAGCCGTGCCGACTATCGGATTGGCAGGATCGCTGATCAAATCCTCATCGCCGAGATCGAACGCGTCGCCGCCAGGCACGCGCGCATCCGCGTTGACCTCGTTGCCGTTGTACAGCATCACTCCGGGACTCAGGTGAAAGCCGCCGCCGAACGGAAACCAGTCGAGGTGCGCGGAAACCGAGCGCAGCTGCAACTGCGCGTCGAGCACGATCCCGTCATTCTCGGAATCGTAGCTGTAGCTGAAGAGGCTGAAACCGCCGCGGATGTTCATCCTCTCGGCGATCGGGACGGCGACATCGGCACCGAGGCCAAGCGTCGAGACGGTGAAGGCCGCGCCGGCCCGCCGCTCCGGCGTTGACGGCGCCTGTCCGGCGACGGTGCGCGAACCCGCCGTGACCATCAAACAGACGAGCACGCACCGAACGATCGTTTTCATTGGCTTGCTCCTTTTCATTCATATCACCTCCGAGGTGGTGTTTAGGATGCCAAGCCTTCTTACTTCAATGAGGCCGGAGCGCTAAGGCTCCGGAAATGCTCTTCAAGCAATAGATACCAGCACTCCCACAGCATATCCCCGTAGCGCGCCGTCAGTACCCGAAAAAGAACCTCACAAAAAACGTCCAGCCCTCTTCGGTTGGTCAGCCCCGCACCCGAATCCGCGCCTTGCGCAACTTGGAAAACGGGATTGGCGGGCCTCCCCAGATGACTCCGCGGAAGATGGTGAGAAACGTGGAGCGCCACAGCACATAGACGAAAATGAGTACCGCAAGCGGGAAGGGCAGCGCGCTCCACCAGGGGTAGGAGTCGTCCCGTGAGGCGGTTGTAGCGACTACCCAGTAGATGAGCGGGCAGGCGGCAAAGAGCAGGCCGGCAAGCGGCTGCCCGTTGGCCAGAAGCAGCGGTGCGAGGACGAGCGGTGCGGCGGCGAGCCAAATTAGCGTGGCGGTGGCGCCCGTCGCCAGGAAGAGACTGTAGTCCAGGGCGGCGAACAGATTCTTCTCAAGCCCGCGAACGAAATCGCCGAGCGAGTGGTACCAGGTGCACTCCAGCATCGCCTTTCCTTTCAGGAAGGCTGATCGCATCCCCCGCATCTTCACGGCCTGGCCCAGCCGGATATC
Protein-coding regions in this window:
- a CDS encoding cyclase family protein — translated: MCAVVARLAVVDAADADPDYLLSVEDLTAWETEHGQIADGAALLVRTGWSSRWNDRTAYLGTDLTGPEAVPELHFPGIGPEAAQWLVDNRNVAAVGIDTPSIDYGQSSDYRAHVILYSANIVGFENLTNLDALPATGAGIVALPMKIVGGSGGPLRIAGWVPR
- a CDS encoding cyclase family protein, whose translation is MPRRTRRTHSSSFKAKAALATVRGKGALATLTTALLAAGCLQDAPPPDHTAVFTGDAGEWVELSHAFGPSTIYWPTDTVGFQLTELAYGYTDAGFFYASYSFASAEHGGTHLDAPIHFAEGRMTADEIPLSSLITCAR
- a CDS encoding choice-of-anchor B family protein, producing the protein MSALTRFIASVGALAGLVFLFVVSSAEASSARFFQQQVRDGKAASVRAEDAHDGVSRRARITGRVPCVDGEAAGYPCKDLDLLAFFPREDMGGFCPSSSAYDCFNDIWGWTDPVTGVEYALLGGVYGAAFFDLRDPENPLFVGTLPMTPGSQASWWRDIKVVNDHAVIVADAARSHGMQVFDLAQLRDVTDAPVTFEPTALYDAFESAHNVVVNDISDHVYIVGIGAQQAPSGFSCGAGPHIVDMSDPAQPVFAGCYDSSVRGRTTSSYTHDAQCVRYNGQDARYAGKDICFTADETGGAITDVTDPASPEELGVFGYPNPRYTHQGWLTEDHRYLFVNDELDEGEETKTRTLIFDVEELDDPVFVGAWYGPTTAADHNLYIRGDRLYEANYTAGLRVMDISYDGELSLDDIREVAYFDVHPASDAPSFDGAWSSYPYFESGIIAVSSINDGLFVLAPPSLSVGVSAESEELPVEVVLLGNYPNPFNPETTIRYALPQAGRVRLTVYDLLGQEVAVLVDGSLPAGHHTVRFDGGNLPSGSYVYRLQVGEEVMARTMTLVK
- a CDS encoding sugar phosphate isomerase/epimerase; protein product: MARPVTLFTGQWADLPLETLAEKASGWGYDGLELACWGDHFEVDKALSDDGYCQGRHDLLAKYGLKVWAISNHLVGQAVCDLIDERHEAILPPHVWGDGDPEGVRTRAAEELANTARAAARLGVPVVNGFTGSSIWHLLYSFPPNKPGMIDKGYEDFANRFNPILDVFDEEGIRFALEVHPTEIAFDIASSRRALDALDNREAFGFNYDPSHLGYQGVDYVRFIDAFPDRIYHAHIKDVWWSETPTAGGVFGGHLDFGHPDRYWDFRSVGRGAINFEEIIRALNRIGYQGPLSIEWEDSGMEREQGAAEACAFTKDIDFEQPGAAFDSAFSKDEQA
- a CDS encoding threonylcarbamoyl-AMP synthase, giving the protein MKTIVTDSPEEAASFIRSGETAAFPTETVYGLGADAFNTVAVRKIFEAKGRPTDNPLIAHIADVGEVDQIADFSSMVAQRLAERFFPGPLTLVLPKRPDVPPVVTAGLDTIAVRAPEHKMARALLRACARPVAAPSANRSGRPSPTTWQAVLEDLDGRIPCVLRGKPSIVGLESTVIDCTTDIPRVLRLGGVSLEALREVVPDMQGPQNNPVGVPRSPGLRHRHYAPTARVILVDKAPSSPPREKAGYIGMESPGEDTQSSSEKGWHLVERVATPQAYAHHLFDFMRRCDAAEVETIYCQTVEPTGIGAAIMDRLQRAARGSAGSHS
- a CDS encoding SpoIID/LytB domain-containing protein, coding for MRPWSGVPEASPRYVGDLMTPLLRSILPYKAATLVLALYTLPSQAQDVRIRLLDRQAPTSITLSAYEGVVRLHAGEYTDALLEMETGQTVLISPYGPSNELRISSDALTLYAESLRAEPVDGASFGIGIGEDEAGQAPRRYAGNLLISPDQTDQTLELINAVPLEAYVASVVSTEYGLDDLEGSKAMAVLARTYVLNAPTKYGPDYDLVDDTRSQVYRGEDVILPLALEAARRTEGEVLTYRGKPIQAVYHSSSGGHTADNESVWSSSPVPYLRGKSDPYGKQSPHAEWVTRVPRPKLLAELGKKFGGEVVGFLLDQRSPDGRIASVSLLMQNGQRRSVTGNEFRLVVIWHFGPRSLRSMRFDAERQGNEYIFTGQGYGHGVGLSQWGAHDMAKRGMSYKEILDFYYTGTTLSRLEDTDAATRIPSGVIAGQAPADTAVEESSSPPVETVSERENPEAPANPRPQPQKRRIGW
- a CDS encoding TatD family deoxyribonuclease, with amino-acid sequence MLIDTHAHLYLDRFEGDLEAVIDRAREAGVTRILLPAIDVPSVHRALELCKRFDGLYAMAALHPTETKEATSSDFDAVAALCDDPHVVAVGESGLDYYWDRSFDNRQQEFLRLHIRLAMDRKLPIVFHNREAFGDLIRIVEEEWGNSKEMDGRRGVFHCFTGTPEEAARIVQAGFVVGIGGIVTFKNAGLAECVRSIPLDRMVLETDAPWLAPMPYRGKRNEPAYVRFVAERLALEKGVSLEKVAEVTSRTAREVFGIG